A window from Nitrosopumilus adriaticus encodes these proteins:
- a CDS encoding SDR family oxidoreductase, translated as MTSAIVLGGSRGIGKAIADSLKSIGIDVFATSKKDIDTSDLDSVKQFLENHNQTDILVLNTGGPAPIPFSEITQEDWTLYHNQLFLGFCTILQNIKISNGGYIFLISSNVIKEPNMKLIISSAYRAAFSEVFKVLSKEYAQNDISCINIAPGPINTDRTKELIENVQEFVKSLPMKRLGEPDEIGNFVKAIIENKIKYLSGVTINFDGANSNFIH; from the coding sequence ATGACAAGTGCAATTGTTCTTGGAGGTTCGAGAGGAATAGGAAAAGCAATCGCGGATTCTCTAAAATCCATAGGAATCGATGTGTTTGCAACGTCAAAAAAAGATATTGACACTTCAGATTTAGACAGTGTAAAACAATTTCTTGAAAATCATAATCAAACTGATATTTTAGTACTAAATACAGGTGGGCCTGCTCCAATACCATTTTCTGAAATAACACAAGAGGATTGGACACTATACCACAATCAATTGTTTCTAGGATTTTGCACCATTTTACAAAATATCAAAATTAGTAATGGAGGATACATCTTTTTGATCAGTTCAAATGTAATTAAAGAACCAAATATGAAATTAATAATTTCTTCAGCTTATCGTGCTGCATTTAGTGAAGTTTTCAAAGTATTAAGTAAAGAATATGCACAAAATGATATCAGTTGTATCAACATAGCACCAGGCCCAATTAATACAGATAGAACTAAAGAATTAATAGAAAATGTTCAAGAATTTGTTAAATCACTTCCAATGAAAAGATTAGGGGAGCCTGATGAAATTGGAAATTTTGTGAAAGCTATAATTGAAAATAAAATTAAGTATCTATCAGGCGTTACAATAAATTTTGATGGTGCAAATTCCAATTTCATTCATTAA
- a CDS encoding class I SAM-dependent methyltransferase: MEENYELLESKLKHYLSLYWLRPENGLITTFKSKAFENLKIESPSLDLSCGDGMYMAIHLGAEFDFDFDFFKSTKAKEFSHSKFIDIYDVFDKNYEVDFVKKPSMQIDYGADWKQAMLDKAEKTKVYKNLVHHDNNKLPLPFADNYFKSIHSNSVYWVNEPDKLISDIYRITAPGGNVALELLTPHRYETLVQLEKFLSHEAIEILDRKRRANTTGMREYSEWKEIIENAGFKIKQVNSVYPDKLIMDIWNIGLRPIAHLLIQMAEALDKEDRIRIKEEWVEIFFKLFKPFLKINTSYTIDNAPYLAFLLEK; the protein is encoded by the coding sequence ATGGAAGAAAACTACGAACTACTTGAATCTAAACTCAAACATTATTTGAGTCTGTATTGGTTACGACCAGAAAATGGACTTATCACAACCTTCAAAAGTAAAGCATTTGAGAATTTAAAAATTGAATCACCATCATTGGATTTGAGTTGTGGAGATGGAATGTATATGGCAATACATTTAGGAGCTGAATTTGACTTTGATTTTGATTTTTTTAAGTCCACTAAAGCCAAAGAGTTTAGTCATTCTAAATTCATCGATATTTATGATGTATTTGATAAGAATTATGAAGTAGACTTTGTAAAAAAACCTTCAATGCAAATTGACTATGGAGCAGATTGGAAACAAGCAATGTTAGATAAAGCAGAAAAAACTAAAGTTTACAAAAATTTAGTTCATCATGATAACAATAAACTTCCTTTACCATTTGCTGACAATTATTTTAAGAGTATTCACAGTAATTCAGTTTATTGGGTCAATGAACCTGATAAGTTAATTTCAGACATATATCGTATTACTGCTCCAGGTGGAAATGTTGCCTTAGAACTTTTAACTCCACATAGATATGAAACTCTTGTACAATTAGAAAAATTTCTTTCTCATGAAGCAATAGAAATTTTAGATAGAAAACGTAGAGCAAATACCACTGGAATGAGAGAGTATTCAGAATGGAAAGAAATTATTGAAAATGCAGGATTTAAAATTAAACAAGTCAACTCAGTATATCCTGATAAATTAATTATGGATATATGGAATATTGGCTTAAGACCAATTGCTCATTTATTAATCCAAATGGCAGAGGCATTAGATAAAGAAGATCGTATTAGAATTAAAGAAGAATGGGTAGAAATATTCTTTAAATTATTCAAACCATTTCTTAAGATAAATACATCATATACTATTGATAATGCACCATATTTAGCATTCTTACTTGAAAAATAA
- a CDS encoding polysaccharide deacetylase family protein gives MLQKKYSIISANDVLNFYYNNQSFKNNKNILITFDDGLSDHFEAAKILHENDIKAMFFVPTCILDEKLPANPMIIHYCIAEFGITNFLGTFYDIIEELKVSNNIDFSINHFNEFNNRWDKISQIKNMFKYKIQYSLSRKILIKIFQKLFLEKYPNGLDIIHLNENKIRDMIKMGHTIGTHTHTHLSIGATKLNSNDFKKEVINPKKILEKRFDLEIFSFSYPFGEKQDCLSSAELLKNTKEYKIAFTVEENKNTKKTSPLLLGRYMPTSKDSAKKLSLKIEKIFNS, from the coding sequence ATGTTACAAAAAAAATACTCAATTATCTCAGCGAATGATGTTCTTAATTTTTATTATAATAATCAAAGCTTCAAAAATAATAAAAATATTCTTATCACTTTTGATGATGGATTATCAGATCATTTTGAAGCAGCAAAAATTCTTCACGAGAATGATATCAAAGCTATGTTTTTTGTTCCAACATGCATTTTAGATGAAAAATTACCAGCTAATCCTATGATCATACATTATTGTATTGCAGAATTTGGAATAACAAATTTTTTGGGTACATTTTATGATATAATAGAGGAGTTGAAAGTGTCTAATAACATAGATTTTAGCATTAATCATTTTAACGAATTTAACAATAGATGGGATAAAATTAGTCAGATAAAAAATATGTTTAAATATAAAATTCAATATTCATTATCACGAAAAATTCTAATTAAGATCTTCCAAAAATTATTTTTAGAAAAATATCCAAATGGTTTGGACATAATACATTTGAATGAAAATAAAATCAGAGATATGATCAAAATGGGACATACAATAGGAACTCATACTCACACACATTTATCTATTGGTGCAACAAAATTAAATTCTAATGATTTTAAAAAAGAAGTGATCAATCCAAAAAAAATTTTAGAAAAAAGATTTGATTTAGAAATTTTTTCATTCAGTTATCCTTTTGGAGAAAAACAAGATTGCTTATCATCAGCAGAATTGCTTAAGAATACAAAAGAATACAAAATAGCTTTTACAGTAGAAGAAAATAAGAATACCAAAAAAACATCCCCATTATTGTTAGGACGATATATGCCTACAAGTAAAGATTCAGCGAAAAAACTATCATTGAAAATTGAAAAAATTTTCAATAGTTAA
- a CDS encoding sulfotransferase family protein has product MPWPNFFIVGATRCGTSSLYEYLNETNGVFMSSIKEPAFFSVSINRRKPIQNEHDYLNLFNDAKPEQAIGEASTRYFIDPKSPSLIKNKIPNAKIIIVLRDPVERAFSSYLYYLRREKNEPFNMVVKKSLETDLSGDYLLHLVVKGGMYFEHVKRYLNTFGQNSVKILFFEEFFPDIKNQFKDLLKYLDIKSEPPKIINTIFNEYKKPKNKTSKLVLSIDDILWKMGIKSTFPFLPNRKNLENKYLESGKKPKISEQEKQDLINFYQNDVNQLKNLLGKNIPWENF; this is encoded by the coding sequence TTGCCTTGGCCAAATTTTTTCATTGTAGGTGCAACTAGATGTGGAACTAGCTCACTTTATGAATATTTGAATGAAACTAATGGTGTTTTTATGTCATCAATTAAAGAACCTGCATTTTTTTCTGTTTCCATTAATCGTAGAAAACCAATTCAAAATGAACATGACTATCTTAATTTATTTAATGATGCAAAACCTGAGCAAGCAATTGGTGAAGCAAGTACAAGATATTTTATTGATCCAAAATCACCCTCTTTAATAAAAAATAAGATTCCTAACGCTAAAATTATTATTGTTCTAAGGGATCCAGTTGAACGTGCATTCTCAAGTTATCTTTATTATCTTAGAAGAGAAAAAAATGAACCATTTAATATGGTAGTAAAAAAATCCCTAGAAACTGATCTATCCGGAGATTATCTCTTACATCTTGTAGTAAAAGGAGGAATGTATTTTGAACATGTAAAACGATATCTTAATACATTTGGACAAAATTCTGTTAAAATTTTATTCTTTGAAGAATTTTTCCCAGACATAAAAAATCAATTTAAAGATTTACTAAAATATTTAGATATCAAAAGTGAACCTCCAAAAATAATTAACACAATATTTAACGAATACAAAAAACCCAAAAATAAAACTTCAAAATTAGTTTTATCTATTGATGATATACTATGGAAAATGGGAATAAAATCTACATTCCCATTTTTACCGAATAGAAAAAACCTGGAGAATAAATATTTAGAGTCTGGAAAAAAACCAAAAATCTCGGAACAAGAAAAACAAGATTTAATAAATTTTTATCAAAATGATGTAAATCAATTGAAAAATTTATTGGGAAAAAACATTCCATGGGAAAATTTTTAA
- a CDS encoding PqqD family peptide modification chaperone, whose translation MNTVSAQAIEDSLKQCMDPEVPLNIVEMGLIYGIDVAENNDVNIKMTMTTQGCPLHETLVQDATRYAKKVPGVNNVKIDIVWEPAWSMDKMTEEGKMKLKNMGSTMNTPAPINYETALPQGVGKLVQQEDGSMVLANEHEQGFMVNQAIVDFWKSCNGQRKVTELVEIFAQQTGLQRNQVEKEVMQLLQQLREGGLIAIVGQPDAPNVEFKK comes from the coding sequence ATGAATACAGTTTCTGCTCAAGCTATTGAAGATTCTTTAAAACAATGTATGGATCCAGAAGTTCCTCTTAATATAGTTGAAATGGGGTTAATTTATGGCATTGATGTAGCAGAAAATAATGATGTAAATATCAAGATGACAATGACTACTCAGGGTTGTCCACTTCATGAAACTTTAGTTCAAGATGCAACAAGATATGCTAAAAAAGTTCCAGGTGTGAATAATGTCAAAATAGATATTGTATGGGAACCTGCATGGTCAATGGATAAAATGACTGAAGAGGGGAAAATGAAATTAAAAAATATGGGTTCTACCATGAATACTCCGGCACCAATTAACTATGAAACTGCATTACCACAAGGAGTTGGTAAACTAGTCCAACAGGAAGATGGTTCTATGGTATTGGCAAACGAACATGAACAAGGATTTATGGTAAATCAAGCAATCGTAGATTTTTGGAAATCCTGTAATGGTCAACGTAAAGTTACAGAATTAGTTGAGATATTTGCGCAGCAAACTGGATTACAAAGAAATCAAGTAGAAAAAGAAGTTATGCAGTTACTACAACAATTACGTGAAGGTGGATTAATTGCTATTGTTGGACAGCCTGATGCACCAAATGTCGAATTTAAAAAATAA
- the mtnA gene encoding S-methyl-5-thioribose-1-phosphate isomerase, which yields MDMKTVEWKDNSVIMIDQTKLPNELIFVEYTDYRDVAEAIKNLVVRGAPAIGVSGAFGMALAAQQSNAMTKEELIVDLETAYQILLQTRPTAVNLKWGLEKTLDIAKQGKTISEIKNSLIEVSKKMAEDDITINKKMGKNGSELFQNNDTIMTHCNAGALATVGYGTALGVIRATKESGKNVKVIATETRPVQQGSRLTAFELKHDGFDVSLIPDTAVGYTMANGLVNKVVVGADRIVQTGHVFNKIGTYQVATMAKQHGIPFYVAAPLSTFDMKSDAEDVIIEMRKGTEVTGMGDTKTAPDDINVINPAFDMTPPELISGIITEKGIVKPPYEESIKKLFN from the coding sequence ATGGATATGAAAACTGTAGAATGGAAGGATAATTCTGTGATAATGATAGATCAAACCAAACTACCAAATGAACTAATTTTTGTTGAGTATACTGATTATCGTGATGTTGCTGAAGCTATCAAAAACTTGGTTGTTCGTGGAGCACCTGCAATTGGAGTGTCAGGTGCTTTTGGTATGGCTTTAGCTGCCCAACAAAGCAATGCTATGACAAAAGAAGAACTTATTGTTGATTTGGAAACTGCATACCAAATCTTACTTCAAACTAGACCTACTGCTGTAAATCTCAAATGGGGATTGGAGAAAACCCTAGATATTGCTAAACAAGGAAAAACCATTTCTGAAATTAAAAATTCTCTGATTGAGGTTTCTAAAAAAATGGCAGAAGATGATATTACAATCAATAAAAAAATGGGTAAAAATGGTTCAGAACTTTTTCAAAACAATGATACAATAATGACTCACTGTAACGCTGGAGCACTTGCAACAGTAGGATATGGTACTGCATTAGGAGTTATTAGAGCTACAAAAGAAAGTGGAAAAAATGTTAAAGTTATTGCAACAGAAACAAGACCTGTTCAACAAGGCTCAAGATTAACAGCATTTGAGCTAAAACATGATGGATTTGATGTAAGTCTTATTCCTGACACTGCAGTTGGATATACAATGGCTAATGGATTAGTAAACAAAGTGGTAGTTGGAGCAGATAGAATAGTTCAAACAGGCCATGTTTTTAATAAAATTGGTACTTATCAAGTAGCTACAATGGCAAAACAACATGGAATTCCGTTTTATGTCGCAGCTCCACTTTCAACATTTGACATGAAAAGTGATGCTGAAGATGTAATTATTGAAATGAGAAAAGGAACTGAAGTTACAGGAATGGGTGATACGAAAACTGCACCTGATGACATCAATGTTATTAATCCTGCATTTGATATGACACCTCCTGAATTAATTTCTGGAATAATTACTGAAAAAGGGATTGTAAAACCTCCTTATGAGGAATCTATAAAAAAATTATTTAATTAA
- a CDS encoding SIS domain-containing protein has protein sequence MDKKLLDEIDSKKMYKVYDDWPQIAKSCFGQEIKKIKSSEIDHVIFAGMGGSGALGDVFSSILSKTDIHVCVVKGYHLPKTVDSKTLVVIISISGNTDETLSILKSAQKQNCKLICFSSGGLMEEICKKQEVEYRKIEQFHSPRASFTSFLFSILNVLSPILPIKKEDVLQSIEFLGLIQNEISSSNLNKMNPALNLAECIKKIPLIYYPWGLQSAAIRFKNSLQENSKLHVIVEDVVESSHNGIVAWEKKSSVQPIFIRGLEDHIKTKEKFQILSEYFEKKKIQYKEIFSVDGNILSKIICLIYVLDYCSIYKAVLDGIDPSPVESIDFVKKKIRDTDEYI, from the coding sequence ATGGATAAAAAATTACTTGATGAAATAGATTCAAAAAAAATGTATAAAGTATATGATGACTGGCCTCAAATAGCAAAATCATGTTTTGGACAGGAAATTAAAAAGATTAAATCTTCTGAAATTGATCATGTGATATTTGCAGGAATGGGTGGTTCGGGAGCTTTAGGTGACGTTTTTTCATCGATTTTATCTAAAACAGACATTCATGTTTGTGTAGTTAAAGGGTATCATTTACCAAAAACAGTAGATTCAAAAACATTAGTTGTGATAATTAGTATTTCAGGAAATACAGATGAAACGTTAAGTATTTTGAAATCTGCTCAAAAACAAAATTGTAAACTAATATGTTTTTCATCAGGAGGATTAATGGAAGAAATTTGTAAAAAGCAAGAAGTCGAATATAGAAAAATTGAACAATTTCATTCTCCAAGAGCTTCTTTTACATCATTTTTATTTTCTATTTTGAATGTTTTATCTCCCATACTTCCAATTAAAAAAGAAGATGTTTTACAATCAATAGAATTTTTAGGATTAATTCAAAATGAAATATCATCAAGTAATCTTAATAAAATGAATCCAGCATTAAATTTAGCAGAATGTATTAAAAAAATTCCATTAATTTATTATCCATGGGGATTGCAATCAGCAGCTATAAGATTTAAAAATTCACTTCAAGAGAATTCTAAATTACATGTGATTGTTGAAGACGTTGTTGAATCTTCTCATAATGGAATTGTTGCATGGGAAAAGAAATCAAGTGTTCAACCAATTTTCATTAGAGGATTAGAAGATCACATAAAAACTAAAGAAAAATTTCAAATACTATCAGAATATTTTGAGAAAAAGAAAATTCAATATAAAGAAATTTTTTCAGTTGATGGAAATATTCTGTCAAAAATTATTTGTTTGATTTATGTTTTAGATTATTGTTCAATTTACAAGGCTGTTTTAGATGGAATAGATCCATCTCCAGTTGAATCAATTGATTTTGTGAAAAAAAAGATCAGAGATACAGATGAATATATTTAA
- a CDS encoding NAD-dependent epimerase/dehydratase family protein, whose protein sequence is MNILVTGGAGFIGTHLVSNLLKNNFKVRIFENFSNSKKESISNLIDLGAEIIEGDITNLTEVLDASKDQEVIIHLAAIISVEESIKNPKRTFEVNVQGTKNILEACKRNNIKKLVVASSSAVYGESSENQKLTENSNLNPISPYGESKLRMEQEINNFVIKNKINVIILRFFNIFGIGQSSEYAGVITKFVDRIRENKSLEIFGDGKQTRDFVSVNDVVNSIKISITTKNTGIFNIASEKAITIKELANKMIELSGKTLNIIFLPAKKGDIKFSQADISLARTMLGYSPKFELNEIKNLFD, encoded by the coding sequence ATGAATATTTTAGTAACTGGAGGGGCAGGATTTATTGGGACTCACCTGGTGAGTAATTTATTAAAAAATAATTTTAAAGTTAGAATTTTTGAAAATTTTTCTAATTCTAAAAAAGAATCAATTTCTAATTTGATTGATTTGGGTGCAGAAATTATTGAGGGAGACATAACAAACCTTACGGAGGTTCTTGATGCGTCAAAAGATCAAGAAGTAATTATTCATTTAGCTGCAATTATATCAGTCGAAGAATCAATTAAAAATCCAAAAAGAACATTTGAAGTAAATGTTCAGGGAACAAAAAACATCCTGGAAGCGTGTAAACGAAATAATATAAAAAAACTTGTAGTGGCTTCATCATCAGCTGTTTATGGGGAAAGTTCTGAAAATCAAAAATTAACAGAAAATTCAAATTTAAATCCGATTTCACCATATGGTGAAAGTAAATTAAGAATGGAACAAGAAATAAACAATTTTGTTATAAAAAATAAGATTAATGTTATCATTCTCAGATTTTTTAATATTTTTGGAATTGGTCAATCATCAGAATATGCTGGAGTAATAACAAAATTTGTAGATAGAATTAGAGAAAACAAATCTCTAGAGATATTTGGGGATGGAAAGCAAACAAGAGATTTTGTATCTGTTAATGATGTTGTGAATTCAATCAAAATTTCTATAACAACAAAAAATACTGGAATTTTTAATATTGCAAGTGAAAAAGCAATAACAATTAAAGAGCTTGCAAATAAAATGATTGAATTATCTGGAAAGACACTCAATATCATATTTCTTCCAGCAAAAAAAGGGGATATTAAATTCAGTCAGGCAGATATATCATTAGCAAGAACCATGTTAGGATATTCACCAAAATTTGAACTAAATGAAATCAAAAACTTGTTTGACTAA